The genomic interval ACGTCTATGCGATGCTTGCAGCAACAGCAGGTATTGGAAATACTGCCATTACAGGTGACAAGCTCGAAGCTATGCCGCAGATTATTCCTTCACAAGAAGGTGAGAAGCAGCAGCGTCCATTTGGTCATGCTGAAAGCACATACACCTTAAGTGCAAATCTTGGTTTCGATCATCAGGCAGCCACCGGTGGTGCTTTGCCAACTGATTTAGTTAGCAGCATTATTGCTCCAGATGCGTTAGTAGGCAACCTGCATGGCCAGCAATTTATGCGGCATTGGGCTCTGTGTATATTGGCAATATGCCAATTATTGAAGGCTTGCTCAATGCTGTGCATTTGGATCATATGATGGCGTTGCGTGTTACTGAGCAAGAACTTTTGGCACATACTGGTGAAAGCATTCATCTGACCAGTTGGGCAGAAAATTATGCTGAATCGGCATCTGGTCGAGTAGTAACTATTCATGTGCAGCACACAGCAGACGATGGAACAGTTTTAGCAGATGAAGTTGAGCGTTTTGCTATTCGCGGTCGCGCCTATTCGAGTGCTCTGCCAGTTACCGTTCCAGCATACGGTGGGGTAGAAGGTGAAATTGTTGAAACTCCACGTCGTTTGTTGCGCCGTGTCAGCGTGGTAGCTCCAGACGATATGACTGCTTTTGCACGCACCTCGGGTGATTTCAATCCAATTCACACTTCTGTGCGAGGTGCTCGAGTCAGCGGTTTAACTGCTCCACTCGTGCACGGTATGTGGTTGTCTGCAACGGCTCAGCATGCAGTGCAAAGCACGGATAGCAAGGGCGCGCATTGGGAGATTGAAGGCTGGACATACACCATGTACGGCATGGTTCAGCTTAATGACGAAGTCGAAATCTCTATTGAACGCGTTGGTAAAGTACGTCGAGGTGGCTTAGTTCTTGAAGTAACGAGCCGCGTGAATAAAGAAATTGTTTCAGTAGGAACTGCTATTGTGCGCACTCCTGAAAGCGCATATGTGTATCCTGGTCAAGGTGTGCAAAGTCAAGGCATGGTTTTGGATGAACGTGCTTCATCTCCAGCTGCTCGCGACGTGTGGGAACGTGCCGATAAAGTCACACGCGAAAAGCTTGGCTTCTCCATTCTGGCTGTGGTGCGTGATAATCCAACAGAGTTGACTGCTCACGGAGTGACCTATCGTCATCCTGAAGGATTGCTCAACTTAACTCAGTTCACTCAGGTAGCTTTAGCAACCGTAGCTTTCGCTCAAAGCGCTCGTATGCGTGAAGCCGGAGTAACTTTTGAACCTGCATATTTCGCTGGACACTCTTTGGGTGAATACAATGCTTTGGGTGCTTTTGCTCAGATTATTCCATTAGAAACAGTGGTAGAGCTTGTATTCCATCGCGGATCCACCATGCATCATCTCATTGAACGTGATGCTAAGGGACGTTCAAACTATCGCATGGGTGCTTTGCGTCCAAACCAGTTCGGCGTTACTGATGAAACTGTTAAGGACTACATTGCTCAGGTTGCAAAAGAATCTGGTGAATTCTTAGAAATCGTTAACTTTAACCTCGCTGGTTCTCAATATGCTATTGCAGGCACTATTGCTGGTTTGGAATATCTGAACCGTGATGCAAGCAAGCGTGCGCAAGCTGCCGGCGGTAAACGGCCATTCATGTATGTTCCTGGTATTGACGTGCCATTCCACTCTTCAAAGTTGCGCTCAGGTGTTCCTGAATTCCGCGACAAGTTGGATGCGTTGCTGCCAGCCCATATTGATTACTCCATTTTGAAGGGTCGCTATATTCCAAACTTGGTGGCACGCCCATTTGAAATGACCAAGGATTTTGCCCGTTCAATTCTCGACGTTGTACCATCTGAGCGCATCGAAAATGTTCTCAACGATGATGCAGTATGGAATGAGTATGCTGCTGATGAGCAGAAGTTGGGACGTTTGCTCTTAACTGAGCTACTCAGCTGGCAGTTCGCTTCACCAGTACGCTGGATTGAAACGCAAGCTCTCCTCTTTACTCCTCGTGAGCAGGGCGGTTGCGGCGTTGAAAATTATGTGGAAGTGGGCTTAGGAAACGCCCCAACTCTGGCAAATATGGGTGCGCGCACCTTGAAGCTGCCACAGTTTGCGCATCTGAAGAATACAGTATTTAATGTAGGTCGTGACGAAGCACGCGTCTACTTCACAGATACAGATGCTGATTCCTTAGTAAAAGATACTGTTCCTGTTGACTCTGATGACGTTGAACAGACTGCTCCAGAAGCTACTGAAAGTTCAGCAGCAGTCACACCAGCACCAACCGCATCAGCTCCAGCTTCTCCTGCTTCGGATTCAGCAGTTCCTGCCGCTCCAGTGGCTGCTGCAGGTGCGGCACCTGCACAAGATATTGAATTCAGTGCGTCTGACGCTATTGCCACCTTACTGGCATACAGCGCAAAAATTCGTCTGGATCAAATTGGTGACAGTGATACCACGGATAGCCTGACTAATGGCGTATCATCAAAGCGCAATCAGCTCTTGATGGATATTAGCGCTGAATTGTCTGTGGCTAGCGTGGAAGGTGCGGCAGAAGCAACAGTGAGTGCTCTCTACGGCATTGTAAATGCTGCTGCTCCACATTATAAAGCTTTTGGCCCAGTGCTCAGCGATGCAGTGCGCGAACGTTTACACGCTCTCTTTGGTGCTGCAGGCGTTAAGCCAGCACAGATTGCTAAGCGCGTTCACGGTGCATGGGGATTGGCAGATGGCTGGGTATCAGCAGTTACTGCTGATCTTGTGCTCAATACACGCGAGGGTGCAAGCTCTCGCGGCGGAGACTTGGCAAGTCTGCCAACGCAAGCTGTATCCAATGCAGCTGAAGCAGATGCTTTGATTGATGCTGCTGTTCAGGAAGTAGCGGCCTCTCGTGGTGTTGCGGTAGCCATGGCATCGACTGGATCTGGCTCTGCCGGGGCAATGGTTGATTCTGCTGCCTTGAACGAATTTGCTGACAAGATTACCGGCGAAAACGGCGTCTTAGCTCAAACAGCACGCTTTGTTCTCAACCAGATTGGGGCAACGCGCACTCCTGAATCTACACCAGCTGACGATAATGCTGCTGTGGTAGCAGCCGTTGAAGCTGAATTAGGCCATAATTGGGTCAAGCAAGTAGAACCTCGCTTTGATGCGAATAAAGCAATTCTTATTGATGACCGTTGGGCAAGCGCTCGCGAAGATCTAGCACATATGTATGTGGAGGCTGACGAATCCTATGCTCAGCATTCCTTCGACGGTGCGGGCCAGGCTATTGCCGCTCAAGCATCATGGTATGCTCAGCGTGCTCAAGCAGATGGTCGTACTGCTTTAGCTGATGCTTTTGCAGCAATCGCTCAGCGAGCAGCGGCTCGACCAGATAAAGCTAGCCAAGAATTTGCTGGAGATGTAGCTGTGGTTACTGGCGTATCTGCACATTCTATTGCTGGTGAAGTGGTGGCTTCTTTGCTTGCAGGCGGTGCAACAGTTATTGCTACGAGCCGCAGCTTCACACCACGCATTAAGGAATGGGCAAAGCAGATTTACCGTGCTCATGCAACGCAAGGTGCTCAGCTCTGGCTGGTTCCAGCTAACCTATCTAGCTTCCGTGATGTGGACGCTTTGGTGAATTGGGTGGGTAGTGAGCAGAAAGAAACTCACGGCGCAACTACAACAGTGCTCAAGCCAGCACTCAGCCCAACCTTATTCTTCCCATTTGCAGCACCACCAGTACATGGTACTGTGGCAGATTCTGGTGAACTCTTTGAATCTCAAGCTCGACTCATGCTGTGGGGAGTAGAACGTGCTATTGCAGGTTTTGCACCGCTGGGATCTGAAACTCATGTAGACCACCGTTTGCACGTGATTCTTCCTGGTTCTCCAAACCGTGGTATTTTCGGCGGTGATGGTGCATATGGTGAAGTCAAGGCAGCATTCGATGCCTTAGTAACCCGCTCTCATGCAGAAACCGACTGGTCTCAGCATGTAACCTTCGCTCATCCACTCATTGGATGGGTGCGTGGCACCGGCTTGATGGGTGGTAATGATCCGCTTGTTGAGGTTGTGGAATCTCGAGGAATTCATACGTACACAACTGCGCAGATGGCTGAAGAACTTATGAAGTTAGCCACGCGAGAAGCTCGACGCTTAGCTGTGCAAGCTCCATTGAGTGTGGACTTAACTGGTGGTTTAGGCAATGAACCTTTGAATATTGCTGAACTGCGTGACGAAGCATTAGCTCGTGAACAGTCTCGTGTAGAGCAGTCAACTGATAGTGCTGACCATGAGCAGACTATTCGCATTAAGGCTTTGCCAACACCAGAAGTTCCAACTCAGGCTGATGCTCATAGTGAGGATTGGTCTCATGTGAGCGCTCGCCCTGAAGATGAAGTGGTTATTGTTAACATTGGTGAGCTGGGTCCATGGGGCTTTGGTCGCACGCGTTTGCAAGCTGAATTGGGCATTCATTCCGATGGCAGCGTAGACCTTAACGCTACGGGTGTGATTGAACTCGCATGGAATATGGGATTAATTTCATGGTCTGATTCTCCAAAGCCGGGTTGGTACGATGAACAAGGCGATATGATTCCGGAAGAGGATATTTATGATCGCTTCCATGATGAGGTTGTAGCTCGCAGCGGTATTCGTCCATTTGATGATGGCATGGGCAATGATTTTGCACATGGAACCAATGAAGATGCTGCGGAAGTATTCCTCGACCATGACATAACCTTCTCGGTAGCTGACGAAAAGACAGCGCGAGAATACCTTGATATGGATGAGAATCACACCACTATTATGCGTGATGAAGACAGTGGTGAATGGTTGGTAACCCGTACAAAGGGTGCTTCTGTTCATGTTCCTCGCCGTACAACCATGACGCGCACTGTGGGTGGTCAATTCCCTCAAGGTTTTGATCCAACTCGTTGGGGTATTCCAAGCTCCATGGTGGGCGATGTGGATCAGATTGCTTTGTGGAATATTGTTACCGCAGTAGACGCCTTTATTTCTGCTGGCTTCACTCCAACAGAAATTTTGCAGTCCATTCATCCATCACAGGTGGCAAGCACGCAAGGTACTGGTTTTGGCGGTATGTCATCCATGCGTAAGCTCTACTTGGATCGTTACCTGAACAAGGATTATCCAAGTGATATTCTGCAAGAGGCTCTGCCAAACGTTGTGGCAGCTCATGTGATGCAGTCCTATATTGGTGGTTATGGCAATATGATTCAGCCAGTATCAGCATGCGCTACAGCAGCAGTATCTGTAGAAGAAGGTTTTGACAAGATTAAGCTTGGTAAAGCTGACTTCGTTGTGGCTGGCGCTATTGATGATATTGGCACAGAGTCGGTGAATGGCTTCGGCTATATGAATGCAACTGCTAATTCCCAGGAAATGTATGACAAGGGAATTGATGCCCGATTCTTCTCGCGTGCAAATGATCGTCGTCGCGGTGGCTTCGTAGAAGCTCAGGGTGGTGGAACCGTGCTCCTCACTCGCGGTGATATTGCCTTAAAGCTTGGTTTGCCAGTTGCAGGTGTGATCGGTTATGTGCGTTGCTTTGCTGACGGAGCTCACACCTCTATTCCAGCTCCAGGTTTGGGTGCTTTGGCTGCAGCTCAAGGTGGTGAGAATTCACAACTGGTGCGCGACCTAGCTCAGCTCGGTGTATCTGCTGATGATATTGCAGTGGTTTCTAAGCACGACACCTCTACGAATGCTAACGATCCAAACGAATCTGAACTGCATAACACTGTGGCTCATGCTATTGGACGCAGTGCAGGAAATCCTTTGTACGTGATTTCTCAGAAGAGTTTGACGGGGCATGCTAAGGGTGGCGCAGCCATCTTCCAAATGCATGGTTTAACTGATGTTTTCCGCACTGGTATTATTCCTGCGAATGCATCCTTGGATGTGGTGGATTCTGCTTTGAAGCGTGACGATCACATGGTGTGGTTTACTCAGCCACTGCATATGGGAGCACAACACGACATCAAGGCTGGATTGGTTACTTCGCTTGGATTCGGACATGTGTCTGGCTTTGTAGCTGTTGTGCATCCAGGTGCTTTCGAAGCTGCAGTACGCAATACTGCTGGTGAAGATGCCGTAGCACAGTGGAAGCAACGCGCCAACGCTCGTCTGGCTGCAGGTCATATGCACTTGCAGAAAGCAATGCGCGGTCATGCAAGCCTGTTTGAGCAGATTGATAACCGTCGCTACCATGACGATAAGCGTGGTTATAATGCTCACGACGTGGAGAAAGCAATGCTTTTGGATCCTCAGGCACGCTTAAGTGACAGCGGATACTTTGAGAAGTAAAGCTTTTTAGGCACAACATAATGGGGTTCACAGTTGATATCTGTGAACCCCATTGATGATGAAAAAGAAGTGTATTAGAGCAAAGACTTATACATAGCCAAAATATCCTCTTGAGTTGCTGGACGAGGATTTCCTGGAGTGCAGACATCATTAAAAGCATCCTGAGCTAAGGCTTCCACATCAGCCTCGGTTGCTCCCACTTCAGAGATCGTCGTTGGGTTACCCAAACGTGCAGTCAGATCACGCACAGCCTGCACAGCGGCATCGCGAACGGTGTTAAGATCAGCGCTGAACGCGTTATCTACGCCGAAAGCATGAGCGATTGCACGATACTTTTCGCCAGTATATTCCTTGTTATAATCCATTATTGGAGCAAGCAAAATACCGTTAGCAACACCGTGAGCTACATCTAAGCGTCCACCCAAAGGATGAGCCATACCGTGCACAAGACCTAAGCCAACATTGGAATATGCCATGCCTGTAATATATGACGCATATGCCATGTTCTCGCCTGCAGGAACGTCGCCCTCAGCAGACTTAGCCAAGTTCTGAGCAATCAACTCAATAGCCTTCAAGCTCAAAGCATCAGACAATTCCCATGCTCCAGGAGTAATGTAGCCTTCAATGGCGTGAGTTAGAGCATCTAATCCGGTTGCTACCTTAAGGCTGCGTGGCATGCCATCCATCAAATCTGGATCAACAAAAGCAACCACAGGAATATCATGAGGATCCACAGCCACAAACTTGCGCTTATTGGCAGTATCCGTGACGACGTAATTAATAGTCGTTTCAGACGCTGTTCCTGCAGTGGTTGGCACACCAAAAATAGGTACTGATGGGTTCTTGGTATCAGCCACGCCTTCAAGACTTAAAACATCAGCAAATTCAGGGTTAGCAGCAATAATGCCAATACCTTTACACGTATCTTGAGGGGAACCGCCGCCCAAGCCAATCAAGAAATCAGCGCCCGATGCTTTGAGTTTCTCCACGCCATCTTGAATGCATTCAACAGGAGGATTAGGCTTCACATTAGTGAAAACTTCATATGGAAGCTGAGCGGCATCTAAAATAGCAGTTACCTTATCGACTGTTCCTACTTGAGGATCGGCAAGAGTAGGGTCTGTGACAATAAATGCTTTTGTATATCCGTGTGCACGTGCGACGGCTGGAATCTGTTCAATAGCGCCACGTCCAAAATATGCTTCTTGATTGAAAATCATGCGGTAAACCATCAATAACCTCCATTGGTTTTACTTCAACATCATGCGTAACATCACTGTTATGCGATACGTTCACATTGTATCGTACGGCATGACAAGAGCATGAATTGCTAAGCATTACAACGGTTTTAGTGGGTCATAAGAAATTACCCATAATATTTTATTGGCTGGCACGTTTGCTGGAAGTAGAGAGTAGGATGGAGGGAACTTTTAACAACGCGGTTAAAAGTACCGTGGAAGGATGGCGCGCACCAGCATAACAACAAAACGTGGCAGATTGTTCCGCACATTCATCTAAATAAAGCTGTGATGTAATACATGGTAAAGAAGTTCGAGCGGGATATCCTGCCGTGAATCTGCTGTATGTCTTTAACAAGAAATCTCAATAGGAAGATGGTCATCGATTCAATCGAGCAACCTACATTTCGGGGGGGGGGAGAAGAAATGAAAAATTGTACAAGAATGATGATGCGTACGCTCACCTCACTGCTATGTATTGCCATTGTTATTCCGATTGCGGGATGTTTTCCTTCAACATCATCGCAATTCAAAGAAATTCAGTTGGAGCAATACATTGCTGCTCTGCCCATCTATGATGCAGGGAAAATTCCTGGACAGCATAGTTATGTGGCATTGCTAGACCCAAAAGGACAAGCGAAAATTCTTACCATTAATACCATGTTTTACAATCAGCCCGTATGGACTCAAGCGGGTATGCATTTTGTAGATAATAAACGTAATTATTTTATGGCTTTCGATTCTTCGCACACACGCGTTTCAGATTATGCCAAAACAGAATTTCAGTATGGCAGTACATTTTACGATGATAATACGCTCGTAACTATGCTGAATAAGGGCTTAGATAAGACAAAAGACGCTGCAATAGCGATTTCTAAGAGCGATGGAAGCTATAAAGAGTTCGCATACAGTACAGAAGCAGCGCATACTTTGAGTAATCTCTCCACCTGCAATCAATCAACCTATACCATTGATTTGAGTCGAGACATAGAGAATCCAGAACTGGTTATCTCGAAGGTATTTGATGGTAAAACTCCGCAATATACTGTTGAAGATAAAGTGCGGGCGGATGTGAATGCATTTGATGAACAGCTTCAAACTCTCTTCGAAGGTCATCCGACAGTTACTAATCGAAACAATTTAGGTACTGCTTTCTGCCAGAACGGTAAACTTTCTACTTTTGTAACAGTAACCGCAACCCAAACAGAGTCACGGGTGGGAAGCGTTATGCTATTCCAGTGGGATACAAGCACGAAAGAATCACATTTTATTCCACTCAAAGATGAGAAAACTGGTGGATATATAACCACAACTCAAGCTACTACGTGGGGTGAGTATTCAACAGATGAACGTGCAGCTTCAGAAAATGAAGCGCTTGTTATGAGTGATCTTTCGGGCGAAATTTTGGCAGTGAATACAAATACAGGCGTTGCACGGCAATTTGCGCCAAAGATTATTGAGCACAACGACCAATTTGAAACTGATTTTTATGGGCGAATGGTCATGCGCACAACTAAGGATTATGTGTTCGCGTTTGCTTTATATGAGAACGATAAATCAGGAACAAAATCGTTTATTAACGTGTATTCACGCAAAGACGGTTCTTTGCTCACAACTATCCACGTAGACAAAGCAGTAAATTCAAAGGTGTACGCGAAATCATTTAAGTTCGGGTATCCAGCAGTTAATCCACGCTACAAGTGGTCATAAGCGCCAATCATATTTTTGGGGAGTACACAATATAGCAATAGCATTGTGCGCTCCCCAAAAATGCATAACAAACTTATTTCAGCAAGTCTTTACACAATCCGGTTGAATCACGCACCACCAGTTCAGGATCGTAACTAATCACACGATGTTTATTGAGTAATGAACTATCATTCATCATCTCAAACAAAGAATTCACCGCAGAACGTGACATGAGATCCACAGGCTGACGCAGAGTTGTTAAGCTTGGTTGAATATAACTCAATTGAGGAGAGTTATCGTATCCAATGACGGAAATATCCTCTGGTACGCGAATTCCCTGATCGTTCAGACCTTTGATGGCACCGAGGGCAAGAGCATCACTGGCGCATAAAAAGGCAGTTACACCGTTGTGTGCAAGTTGCGTAGCTGCATTGCTTCCAGAACCAAAGCCGTATGTTGTCCATACTGTATCAACGATGTCAATATCATTGTGTTGGGCAAAATTCACAGCTGCTTCATGCTTAACAAGAGATGGGTAATGCTGTCGATCGCCCAGGAGCAATGCAATCTTCTTATGTCCTTGACTCATAAGCAGTCTCATTGCCTTATCAGAACCTGTGGCATCATTTGTGCGTATAACTGTGCCGTGAACGCTAGGATCAGCTTCATTGATGAACACTTTTGGAACATGGCGTTCATCGAGGAGCTTATAGAGAGAAAAATCGCCGCCTTTTGTATCGTAGTGTCCTGATAGAAAAATAACGCCGTCAATGTGTCGGTTAAGCGCCATCGTTAAAAGAGAATTTTCTGTGGCTCCACCAGGGGTGTAGGTGCATAATAAAGGCAAAACATTGTGTTGAGCCAACTGAGTGCTGATTGATGTAACGAAGGCTGGGAAAATAGGATTCGACAAATCCGGTGTAACAAGCGCTATTTCGTGAGTGGTAGAGCGAGTCATTTCGCTCATAGGTACACCCATTGCAGACATAGCTTGTGTTACAGCTTGACGGGTCTCTTCAGAAACGCCCGGTTTTCCATTAATAACACGAGAAACAGTCGCCTGACTTACTCCAACTTTCTGTGCAATAGCAGCAAGGGTTTTCATTGAAACTCCGTCAAAACAAAGACATGTGTGTGGTATCAATCGTCACTTTATACTGTTGTAAAAAATTACGCAAAAAGTTGCAGATAAAATATCGAAATTTTAGATGAAAAATAACGTGAAATATGTGTATAATTTGCGCAAAAAATACTCAAAATAGTGTGAAAGATTCTTATGAAATGTGTAAATATAGCATGAAAACTACTATTTACCTTAATATGATTGAAATAAATTTGATATTATAAAAGTAATATGTATGCAAAAATTACGTTTATTGCGCTTTATATGTAAAATGTAAATGTGTGCGATATCACAGGAAATGATTGTTCAAGATATGTGTGATACGGGTCAATGGATGAAAGAGAGGAATGTGGGGTATCTGTGAGGTGAGACAGCTCTGGGTTGATTGAGCTATGGTGGGATCAAGGTGATGTGGAGTATCTGTAATACCGGGCTTTGTTCTATTTTTCGTTGGTGAAAATACTGAGAGATGGCGAAGAATAGGTTAAAGTTGTCTGAACGATGGTTCGTAGTTCTGGTTTGTTCGGGGTATGCCTGAAGTGGCTGCAATTAAAAATAGGCTTAAAAGTTTATCTTTCTATGTGGGGTATGTAGATTGTGTGTACAAGCTTGCTTATGCTTGATACGCACTGATGTGAGTGAACTGGGCATTTTCTAAAAGTGTGCAAGAGCGTGTTTGAAAACTATATTAATGGTTGAAAAGAAATATTTTCTAATTTTTACGTATCGTTAATCTGCTGATAAATAGCAGATATTGGTGTTGTGTAGCACAGAATAATAGGATTAAAAAGCAAAACTTGCGCAATAATTTCTAAAAGATTACTATAAATTTCAGTAATGACAGTAGTTGTAGATACGTAAGCATGATTCTATGACGTGATGATTCGAAGTTGAAGGGCAAGAGCAATAATGGCTGGTTCTCATGTCTATAAGACGTCACAAGCACTCGATGCATGGTGGGCGAATGCTGTGGTGTATCAGGTATACCCTCGATCATTCCAAGATTCAAACGGAGATGGTATTGGTGATTTACCAGGAATTACGAGGCGTTTAGAATATTTAGCAGATTTAGGCATTGATGTGCTCTGGTTGTCGCCAGTATATAAGTCTCCACAAGATGACAATGGTTATGATATTTCGGATTATCAAGATATTGATCCTATATTTGGAACTCTAGATGATATGGATGTTTTGCTTGATAAAGCTCATTCATTGGGAATAAAAGTCATTATGGATCTTGTTGTTAATCACACGTCAGATGAGCATAAGTGGTTTAAATCTTCTGTTGCAGGAGATCCGCTGTATAAAGATTGGTATATTTGGGAAAATCCACGTGAAGGTCGTATAGGTGGTACGCCTGGGGCAGAGCCAAATAATTGGGGATCTTACTTTGGTGGGTCAGCGTGGCAGTGGGTTCCTGAGCGTGGTCAGTATTATCTTCACCAATTTTCTCCTAAGCAGCCTGAACTGAACTGGGAGAACGAGCAGATGCGGCAGAGCGTGTATGCCATGATGAATTGGTGGATGGATCGCGGTATTGATGGCTTCCGTATGGATGTGATTTCCTATATTTCCAAACGTTACGATGCGAACGGCAAGTTGCGTGGAGTTGATGGTTCTTATTTACCGGCGCAATCTGTAGGCCTAGATGGATATTCAAATCCTAGCAGTGATTGCTCGGATGGTCCATCATTTTGATCAGTATATGCGCGAAATGCATCATGAAGTCTTTGAAGGGCGTGAAGGGTATCTCACTGTTGGTGAAGCTCCTGGAATTTCTACATTCCGTGCTGCGGATATTACAAAACCAGCAAATCATGAGCTAGATATGTTGTTTCTCTTCGACCATATGAGTATTGATCAGTATGGTTCAGGTGGTAAGTGGAATGTAACGGATTGGAAGCTTTCTGATTTACGCAGAATTTTTGCTGGATATGAATCAATTATTGATTTTGGAGGATGGACGTCACTGTTCTTTTGTAATCACGATCAACCGCGCATTGTTTCCCGATGGGGAGACGATTCGATAGAAGAATTACGATTACGTTCAGCAAAAGCATTGGGACTTTTATTACATCTTCACCGTGGCACTCCCTATATCTATCAAGGTGAAGAGTTGGGTATGACTAATGCACACTATACGCGACTCGATCAGTATAGAGACATTGAATCTCTCAATATGTATGATCAGCTGGTAGGTGCAGGCATTTTCTCACATAAAAAAATGATGGACGCTCTTGCAGCTAGAGGGCGCGATAATTCTCGTACACCCATGCAGTGGGATGACAGTACATATGCCGGTTTCCAAAGTGCTGATCTTACAACCAAGCCGTGGATATCCGTCAATAAGAATAAAGATATTATTAATGCGCGTGCAGCGCAGATGGATGAACATTCCGTATACAATTTTTATAAGAAATTAATTGAGCTTCGACATCATAATAAAACAGTTGTGTGTGGATCATGGCATCCACTCGATATAGATAATGAGCAGGTGTATGCTTTTACGCGTGAAGATGACGAGCATCAGCTTTTAATTATCGTCAATGTCAGCAGTAAGCAAGCATATCTTCCTGAGCAAACTCTTTCACTGGTGAGAAAACTTGAAGCTGCGCGTCAGCTCAAGGAATCCAAAATTCTTCTGAGTAATGAAAATATCCCAGGCGTAGTGCTGCAACTCAAATCTGGGACATTAAATCCGTGGATGGCACTCGTTTATGAGGTCAGGTGAGGAGAAATTCTGCTACACAACGTTGTAGTCAGCGTATTGTTGAGATTTTGATTCCCGTATCACCTATATCACTTCTGGT from Alloscardovia omnicolens carries:
- the fucO gene encoding lactaldehyde reductase gives rise to the protein MVYRMIFNQEAYFGRGAIEQIPAVARAHGYTKAFIVTDPTLADPQVGTVDKVTAILDAAQLPYEVFTNVKPNPPVECIQDGVEKLKASGADFLIGLGGGSPQDTCKGIGIIAANPEFADVLSLEGVADTKNPSVPIFGVPTTAGTASETTINYVVTDTANKRKFVAVDPHDIPVVAFVDPDLMDGMPRSLKVATGLDALTHAIEGYITPGAWELSDALSLKAIELIAQNLAKSAEGDVPAGENMAYASYITGMAYSNVGLGLVHGMAHPLGGRLDVAHGVANGILLAPIMDYNKEYTGEKYRAIAHAFGVDNAFSADLNTVRDAAVQAVRDLTARLGNPTTISEVGATEADVEALAQDAFNDVCTPGNPRPATQEDILAMYKSLL
- a CDS encoding LacI family DNA-binding transcriptional regulator, with translation MKTLAAIAQKVGVSQATVSRVINGKPGVSEETRQAVTQAMSAMGVPMSEMTRSTTHEIALVTPDLSNPIFPAFVTSISTQLAQHNVLPLLCTYTPGGATENSLLTMALNRHIDGVIFLSGHYDTKGGDFSLYKLLDERHVPKVFINEADPSVHGTVIRTNDATGSDKAMRLLMSQGHKKIALLLGDRQHYPSLVKHEAAVNFAQHNDIDIVDTVWTTYGFGSGSNAATQLAHNGVTAFLCASDALALGAIKGLNDQGIRVPEDISVIGYDNSPQLSYIQPSLTTLRQPVDLMSRSAVNSLFEMMNDSSLLNKHRVISYDPELVVRDSTGLCKDLLK